The window CTTGCCAAGAGCCAAGGATATTGATCTTCCCTTGCTCTGCTTCCGTTCATAACCTAGACCAATAGGCGTGATGTTcgcaatgtgagagagagagagagagagagagagagagagagagagagagagagagagagagagagagagagagagagagagagagagagagagagtggaaaagCTCATGTTCTGGTTATGTTCTGATTTTCACTGATGGCTAAACCTCCCGTCCACACCTGTAGAGTCTGGTGCAACTCTAGCCAGTCTGTATTGCCTGTATGAGTCCGGGCTAATGGACAGACAGCTACCAGGGACTGGATCCACAGCCTATTATGGCCTCTGTAGTCATACTTATGATAATTGGTGTGTTGCTATGACTACATATGGATGATGTTTGCAAAGTGAAAGTACTGAAAGGGGGCATGACGTATTGTATGTTATATGAGAGTGTGTTGACTCTTAGAGCACATGAATAACACATCTTATGAACTAGATTTGAAGACATTTTTTTCGTTGCTGTCTGTTTTAATGGGTGAACCTCTAGAGGGTGGCAGCAAGTTAGCCTCCTGCAATAGTTGATACTGGCTCTACAAATACGCAGAGATATCCAAAACCTTTTGGCGGTACAGTCccagtcaaaaggttggacacacctactcattcaaggttttttctttattttaagttttttctacattgtagaataatagtgaatacatcacaacgatgaaataacacatgtggaatcatgtagtaaccaaaaatagtgttaaacaaagattagattcttctaagtagccactctttgttttgatgacagctttgcacactcttggcattctagctaagattttgaaagtataatgttgacatgatcagtccaatcaaagctactgtagatataacgtgatttgacgtcattttatctgtggccaatgaccttgagccttcttggatgggcacttctaatgtaactctatggcagcaccaaaGGGGCTTTTCAAGCTCTACCCTTAAATttggcagtgacgtagtgtctccatgagtgacagaacactgagccaatcatggcacaactagagaacattaccaaaccCTACGCtgtgtattttccgctggctgccacaccaccacagaaagcgctgagctaggctgaaacacctgcattttggagctgccttactcaagaagcgctctgccccacctgccctgaatgtcGGGTCAACACTggcctcgacacagtcctgtctcggcactctacagacaattccttcgacctcatggcttggtttttgctctgacatgcactgtcaactgtgggaccttatataaacaggtgtgtgggaccgagagactgaaaaacagcttctatctcaaggccatcagactgttaaatagacaTCACTGcgcggcttccacccggttacgtaaCCCTGAACCTTAGcggctgctgccccatatacatagacttgaaatcactggccactttaataatggaacaatagtcactttaataatgtttacatatttttgcatcatctcatatgtatatactctattctattctactgtattttagtctatgccactccaacattgctcatcctaatatttatatattcattAATTCCAttattatacttttacttttaggttgtgtgtattgtgtttattgttatgaattgttagatattactgcactgttggagctagaaacacaagcatgtgtatgtgacaaaaaaaattgatttgattttttttttatgtgcctttccaaatcatgtcaaatcaattgaatttaccccaggttgcctgccgtcctgtacctttgccccatctGGATTTCCGTCCTGTAACTTTGCTGTCTGTTTTAATGGGTGAACCTCTAGAGAGTGACAGTGACTTAGCCTCCAGCAATAGTTGATCATGGCTTTACAAATAAGCAGAGATATCCAAAACCTTTTGCAGGTATGTGCATTCCATGCTACTTTCTCAAATCCTGTGAATCTCTCTAATTTGACCATAATCCTGAAACCTGAACTCCTGTTTAGATGTAGTGCAGGCAACAGTATGTTTCTACTGTGGAGGGTCAGCAAGGGTTCACACAGAGATATGGGAATGAGAACAGATGATCAAACACCCATTAAGATACCTCGCCTGGGAAAGTGGCAGATTAGAAAAATCAAAAAATGAAACGATGCCATTGTGGTATCACGTGAAGTGCTTTCATAGAAATCACAGATCAAACCTTATCTCCCTGTTTACATTGGCATGTTTTAGTTCTACTAGATTAAACCCATATAGAATGTACATTTGTTCGAACTCTCAACTCCTACTCTATCATAGACCATTCAACAGTAGATATGTCCTGTCTGTCACATTCAATATAAGTGCTATATAAGTGATTGCTCTATAAATTGATATCCGGAACCATGATTTCAGTGGCACATACAGCAGTAAAAAGGGCAGCAGAGCTGTCCGACTCATTGTGTTGGTATGATGCAGGGAATTAAGTGAGAAGATTTCTTTCCAGCTGACTAATCCTTGAAGATACAAAAATATCCCACATGTATTTACACATTGTGATGGCTCTCTGAATAACCATCAATCATGACATAAGAGTATGTGTTGGATTATATCATTTTTGTCATTTAAACTCAATCTATGTGTAAccagtgtgaaatggctagctagttagcgatgCGCCCTAGTAGcatttcagtcggtgacgtcactcactctgagaccttgaagtacttgtttcccttgctctgcaaacgTCAtgacttttgtggagcgatagctAACAATGCTTCGTgcgaggcagttgttgatgtgttcagagggtccctggtttgagcccaggttggAGCAAGGAGAGAGACGGCAGCAACATTGCTACATGTGGATATTTCTAACCATCAAAAGGCATGCCATCAGCACTGCATAAGAAACAATGGCGATGACTGAAGATTGGGTTCTACAAGTCTTTCCATATCAGGCATTTTACTCCACTAGTCAACTGTGGTATTTTTTCTTGTAATAATGTTAGGTGCATGTAATATTCTAGTGCATGGAACATATACTATATCTAAATATGACAGAACATATGGTATCTTCATCACGTCACTTTAATTCAGAGACACATGTCAACTGTGAGAGCTTTCACTGTTAAAAAGCATAAATATGCAATTTTAGCAATACAAGACAGGCATTCCATTTATCAATGCTGATTAAAAGAAATGAAAGTCCCATGACATTATGTGTACACTACAAGTCCCTTAAAAGGCATGCCTACACAGTTACAGTAATCAATTGATGGCTGATTGATGTACGCAAATGGCTTTTCAGACTCCTGTCTTCATGAGTATAGCGCATGATGATCACTTTTTCAATCACGCTAATGTCTGGCAAAGATCCCAATCATGCAAGTAGCACAGACCACAAGAACCACAAGAGCACAACACAAACAAAGCAAGTAGAGATCAATGCTGAGGACAAATACTGACACAGAACGTCACAGTAAACCAAGATTAGAAGTATTTTGGCTATGACTCAAGAAGTGTTTTGGCTATGACTCAAGAAGTGTTTTGGCCATGATTTAAGAATCATTGACAGTAGAACAAATTCAGACAAAGGtcattaaagctggaatccttagttgctacaccCATCTTTGGACTTTGGAATTAATGATACAGTATACccatccattgattcttgaaaaatATAACTTGTAATTGCCTCATGAGCTTATTTAAACTGTCCTACTCCATCAGAACCCATAAtacaagcttgttttactccaatgtttgtaaactatGTAAATGTAAAACAACACTGtacagcctcaaaacatggttaaaactataattttgatatcatcgATGTTCAGTCCtgcctatgaatttgagagtgattaTCTTTCTCCAAGCTCATCCCCCAGCTTTttaacaaaacacaggtggggcaGCCGCTTTGCTGTagtttcaattaaggattccagctttaaagaTGTGCGGGACTGACCGATTTTTCTCTATGATACAAACAGCACCAACATATAACACAAATCCATGCAACTGGTATCATACATCGGTAGTGGCAGTCCATCCTGTGGCCTGTATCTCACTGTTAGGGCAGTGTGGAACAGTAAGCATCAGGTACTACAGGTCTAaatgcaatgacatcacaatatgtTTACAGGTACCACCACCGATAGTCCATTTGCTGTCTGTCCTTTGTGTGTGTCCCATTAGTCTAGCAAGCCCTCTATCCCCCGTCCTCTCTCCAGCAACGCCCTGACAACCTGACACAGGTAGAGGCCTGCTATAAAGTCCTAAAAGACTTCTGGTGTGATGGGGTGCCAGTGTGCTGTCTCCACCTGTCCCTGACTGCACATGTCCCTCCAGTGTCCCTGTCCTGCCTCTGGGGCCTCGCAGCCAATCAACACACGGCCCAGCATGCTGCTCTTCGTGTAGAGCCGCCCCTGTTGGAGAGATAGATGTTTCATTGGTTACTCTCTGACCATATACAGTGAAGTGAGGTCTGAGACATTTCTTTTGTAGAAAAATAACATTCAGATAGTTGTAAGACACAAATGCACAGAAGATACATTTGATGGAAGACTTGCAACATAATTGAGGATGCAATAAACAAGTTATTACAAACAAGTTATTACATTATCTGTTATTACGTTATCCGTGGTTGCACTCTCCTAATTCTTCACCACTGATTCATTCCTACCTGCATGATGATGAACTCCAGAGCAAGAGGCAGCTGAGTGATGTCACCAACAGGCAGGTCAAAGAGAAAGGGAGCGTTCCACACAGCGTTGTGTCCTCCCGCCCCTTTGGTCTCCTTCGTACTGATCACCTTCCCATCCTGACGCAGGTTGATGACTACATAGTGATCTGTAGGGACAAGAGAGCAATAAtcaacttgagagagagagagagagagagagagagagagagagagagagagagagagagagagagagagagagaggaaataacATGAGGCCCATCAGTATCTGTAATCTCATAGGGAGCTCAATCAGGGCGGCAGGGGCCTGGGAATATGACTGTGACTAAGGCTGAGAGTGGATATGGGATTGTGAGGTCGAGGTCGAGGGCTTGACTGGGGTGGTTCTAAATAATGGCTCAGTGGCTTAAAGCATAGTGCTGGCAACACCAGAGTTGTGTATTGATTCCTGCATGTGTATCACTGACAATGTCGACAGTTCTGTATGTTGCTGGGATGAAAGATAATATCATACCTGCTGCTCCTGGCATCCGGGAGAGTTTGGCCAGATTCTCAGCCTTGCGGATCATCACTTTGATGCGGTGGGCCAGTGTCTGGTACTGCAGCAGAATGAAGAGCTGACCCAGGGCCCGTGGAGCAGCACAGAGCGAACTCTTCCTACGACCCAACGTCTCCTGGGAACTCATACTCTGGGAGGGGAGAGGCTGACTTAATAACAAGAGACGagcacagtgtgttgttgttttatcAAGCACATGTTCTTCTTTGTGTCCTGAGGTAACTACAGTAGAAAACACAGGATAAAAAGAACGACATGTTGTTGCCACTAAATTATCATCCATAATGAATCTCATTAGTTGATTTTTTAGAGCCGACAGCACCCTGGGCCCAGACCTAGTGAGCATGCAGCTGTGAGCCTGCCTGTGTTTGTGAGACCAGTGGAGTCTAATGGGAGATCACCCAACAAGGGAGATTCACTTCGcttgctctgtctctcagtcAGTAGTCATTATGTTATGCCCAAGAGACCCCACTCTGTGTCACTCAACTCAACACAgtattttcaacaacaacaaaatttcCACAACCACACACTAAcatattcattcaattccaatGATTGTATTGACTGCCTCTGTCTGTATTTCTGTGACTCAGCCAGGACAAGGGCCACCGATGTCCCCTCAGACTAAAGCATGACATTGCAGAGTCAAATGCTGAGTAACGTGTAAGTGGGCTGACGAACCCATTGATTCCGGACGTCACAAACTAAAGTTTGTGAGGGTACATTACCTTGGTCCCTTGGTACTCTGCAACAGCTCCAAACCCTGTCACGTCAGTCCCTGGCCTCCCAAATGATGTCAACAAtagtattataatgctataacggATTACAGTAATATGGTGACTTAGATCTGATCTCATTGCACCACCACAGTACCATTAGAGATCACAACATCATACCACCTATCAGCTACCACCTATCTACTTCTATTCATTTTGTCATTGGGTGATAACTCATTGAGCTTCATACACGTGAAGTTTTCCACATTCACATGTGCAGTATGCATGACATCTCTCTGTGCCTTGTAGCTGAGATCAGAGGCGCCTGCATGCTGCCACTCAGCCTCACGGAGAGATCCACTGATAAGACATGGTGTCTACATAATGTCCATTCATACATCACCATGCCCGCTCAGCCCAGCACCTGAGGCCTAGCTCTGTCCCTCTCACCCACACCCTCGCCAGCTCAGGCTGTCAGTAATGCCTTCTGGCACAGCCGCCACAGCACCACAGAGGACACGGCACACTGCTCACTGCACTCCACGTTTGCTCTCCAGTCACAAAATACAATGTCACCATGTCCAACAACAGTGGAAAAACTGCTAACGGCCAATGGCCCAGACCTTATTCTGATTAGATTAGCCTGACACATTCCCTCATAGATAAAACATGATATGGGCTATTCATAGCCCCAGCGTGGGTAGTTTTGCTGTGCGTAAAGTTAACTGAAAAAAGAGGTCTAAGATGGTGGGGAAATGTTTTGAAAGTGATTGTGAGGCTAtagtgcccatagaaatagaatgactatatatctatctatgttgttctatttctatgataGTGCCCTAGGCTTGTAAAATGACAGGCATAATGTGTTACCTTTTTCAGCCTACTCCTGGTGGGGGTGAGCTCCCTGGTGTAGGTGACAGTTGTGTCGGGCTCCCAGTCCATCTCCCCACAAGGCATCTCCAGCTCCCCCAGCGCTGTCTCTCTCAGGCCTGAAAAGTCCCTGCTGAACACAGCCAGCCAGAGGGTGCAGGCGCGGAGCTCTTCCACGGAGCCCACCTGTAGCACAAAGCTCTGGCACTGTATCTCTGGGCTGAGGCTGGACCGTCGAGACGCCCCCTGCTGGGGTGAGGGGCAGAGCGGGGGCAGGCTGGCTCGTACGAACACCCCACTGCGCCGCCGTGCCGCCCCTGACAGGCCCATGATGTTGGTGGTCAGAGTGCCCCGTGCCGGGGAGAAGAGTAGGGAGAAGTGTAGTAGAGGAGCAGGCTTGGTGGGGATGGATAGGGAGCAGGAGCTGGAGCCATATTGTGGCTGGGACAGCTCCCCCTGAGGGCCAGGAGGGTGCATGGCACTGCCAGGGCTGGTCAGGCGGCTCTGTTCGCTGTACAGAAAATTGTCACCGTTGACGGAGCAGCGGCGTTCCAGCGCCCGACGGGTCTTGGAGACTAGGCCCAGTTTGGGGATGGAGGGCAGGGAGGCGCGGCCATGGCCTGAAGGCttgtagtgggaggaggaggacacAACCGGGGTGCTGAGGCGACGCATGGGGAAGCAGGACCTGGGGGAGGACCTCAGCTCGGAGGAGGATGACCGGGGGCGAGGTTCAAAGGGCAGGGTGGTGAGGTCATTCTCAGAGGGGGAGGAGCTGCTATTGTGGGAGGGGAGGTCCAGGACATCCCCGTCTAGCTCCTCATACTGCTGCTTGATGGGTAAGGTGCCAGAGGACGGGGTCAGGGTCACGGTGACCCGTTCACATGTGGCTGAGGAAGGGGACAGTGCAGCCTCTTTGTCCTCTGGTGGATGATACTTCCCTCTCCGCCAACACAGTAGACAGCCCAGCACCAGGCAGAAGCAGAACACTCCCAGACCCACTGCCAGCAGAATCTGCAGGTGGACTGGACACAGGAGGGGTTACGTTTCAATTACATTAGTGACTAAAAAAtgcagagagtgagaaagagagtgagagcgcAAGAGAGGCCCCCATCAATTTGCTCCTATTCATTATGAATCATTGAACATAATTCTATTTAACTTATTTATTTGCCAATACAGCCCTTCACTTATTATGTTTCTACACCCATCATCCATTATGAGATTAAACAGGAAATGGCTTTGGGTCCTAATTCTAACTAATTGTTCTCTTTTGGAAATGGGAATTATGGGCTTTGATTTAAACCAGAGCAGCAGACTGATCTGAATGCGGTGGAGTCACATTTCCTGCTTTCAATGAGGCTTAGTACATGTGTAGGAGGCGATATCagctctcatctcatctcactTGACTACAGATTTGTAAGCAATGTAATTGGGACACCAAGGGATGGTACCCTATTACctctttagtgcactacttttgatcagggccctacTCAAAATCAAtgcactataaagagaatagggtgccatttcagacaccgAAAAGTAACTTGTCCTGTAACGTAAACACTTTGTGACAGACAGTCTCCGACTATGACTCATCCATCAGGCCCAATCTGTTTGATTGAGAA is drawn from Salvelinus fontinalis isolate EN_2023a chromosome 4, ASM2944872v1, whole genome shotgun sequence and contains these coding sequences:
- the LOC129852716 gene encoding synaptotagmin-4-like isoform X2; its protein translation is MTQYALGVHLQILLAVGLGVFCFCLVLGCLLCWRRGKYHPPEDKEAALSPSSATCERVTVTLTPSSGTLPIKQQYEELDGDVLDLPSHNSSSSPSENDLTTLPFEPRPRSSSSELRSSPRSCFPMRRLSTPVVSSSSHYKPSGHGRASLPSIPKLGLVSKTRRALERRCSVNGDNFLYSEQSRLTSPGSAMHPPGPQGELSQPQYGSSSCSLSIPTKPAPLLHFSLLFSPARGTLTTNIMGLSGAARRRSGVFVRASLPPLCPSPQQGASRRSSLSPEIQCQSFVLQVGSVEELRACTLWLAVFSRDFSGLRETALGELEMPCGEMDWEPDTTVTYTRELTPTRSRLKKSMSSQETLGRRKSSLCAAPRALGQLFILLQYQTLAHRIKVMIRKAENLAKLSRMPGAADHYVVINLRQDGKVISTKETKGAGGHNAVWNAPFLFDLPVGDITQLPLALEFIIMQGRLYTKSSMLGRVLIGCEAPEAGQGHWRDMCSQGQVETAHWHPITPEVF
- the LOC129852716 gene encoding synaptotagmin-4-like isoform X1 translates to MIRAQLVEEEEGAYRRLTQCYRASRAGSTADVTMPYHLEEEDLNQPVWQSVLFFCCKGMIEGVVVLLFIWLLIQVLFTKNLEVHLQILLAVGLGVFCFCLVLGCLLCWRRGKYHPPEDKEAALSPSSATCERVTVTLTPSSGTLPIKQQYEELDGDVLDLPSHNSSSSPSENDLTTLPFEPRPRSSSSELRSSPRSCFPMRRLSTPVVSSSSHYKPSGHGRASLPSIPKLGLVSKTRRALERRCSVNGDNFLYSEQSRLTSPGSAMHPPGPQGELSQPQYGSSSCSLSIPTKPAPLLHFSLLFSPARGTLTTNIMGLSGAARRRSGVFVRASLPPLCPSPQQGASRRSSLSPEIQCQSFVLQVGSVEELRACTLWLAVFSRDFSGLRETALGELEMPCGEMDWEPDTTVTYTRELTPTRSRLKKSMSSQETLGRRKSSLCAAPRALGQLFILLQYQTLAHRIKVMIRKAENLAKLSRMPGAADHYVVINLRQDGKVISTKETKGAGGHNAVWNAPFLFDLPVGDITQLPLALEFIIMQGRLYTKSSMLGRVLIGCEAPEAGQGHWRDMCSQGQVETAHWHPITPEVF